The Brevundimonas sp. SORGH_AS_0993 genome segment GATGTGACCGAGGCGCTAAGTGTCCGGATTCCGCCCGTCCGGCGATGTCTGCCTTTGGCGCATCACGGACCCCACTTGGTCGTGAATAGGGGGAACTGATCTAGGGACCCCGGCCTTCCCGTCCTCTCCATGCTGCCGTCCTCGGCGATCCTGCTGGCAGTTCATCATGAGCGAGGCTGAATACTCAGGCTGACTGGGGTGCCTCCTCGGGTGGCGGCCCGCTCCAGATCGACCGGGGGAACCGCCCGTGCTCGAGGGCCATGTCGAAGATGTCATGCAGGGCGCCGATGAACCGGTGGGGCGCTCCGAGATTCTGCGTCGTCATATGCAGACCCGGGTAGTCGATCAGCATCAGTGGGACCTGGATGGCTTCCACCGCGGCGAGGATCGGTTCGCTGTTCTCGAACTGGGTGTCGTCGAACATCTCGCGCACGACGACCAGGCCAAGAGGCTGGCGCCCTTCCAGCGACAACGTCACCGGCCCTGCTTCCGACGTGATGACGACGCCATCGTTGCTGCGGGCGTACAGGAGTGCCCCGCTCAACTGCTTGGTGGCCTTCTCGATCTGGTTCTGGATCGTCTGTCGCTTGCGATCGAGCGTTCGGGCGAGGGACGCCTCTGTGTTCGGACTGTCCTTCGCTTCCACAAACAGCATTTCTTTGGCCGTGACGATCAGGACATCGCACAGCTCCTTCCCCGTGTCGGCGCGGAACGGGTTCAGGTAGATGGCGTCCGCCGGAAAGACGCGACCGAACATCACAGCGATGTCGCGCTCCTGTGGCGGGCCGGGGTCTTCTCGCACGAGCGTGGCAATGGAGGGTCCGTGAGAAGTGGCCTGGAAAGCGGTCGCCGCGGGGCGGGCATCCAGGATCGCCAGATCCTCTGGAGCGAGGAAGTCGACAATCCGAAGCTCGAACGCCGCCTCATCGTCCGCAGCAACGCGGATGGAGAAGAGATCGTTAAGACGTCTCATAAGCCGCGCAAAGCCATCCTCGTCGTACTCGGGAAACGAAGCGGATCGGACTGCGTCTGCAAACCGGGAGGCGGCTGGGTTGTCGACCCGGACGCTCAGCAGTTCCCGATCATGCTCATCGATGAAGTAGACCTCGAACGCGGATTGAACGAGCAAGGCCGAGACGTCGATCGTGAGGTCGTCGCCGGCAAAGAGCGCCGTCGTCATCGTGAGCGGCTTGTCGTGATCGTCGAAGAAGGTCGTGACCAGACCAAGGTGGCTGGTGGCGCCGCCGACATCGGAGATCAGATAGATCCGAAAGCCGCCCTTGAGCCGAGCCGCGAGGATCGCTTCCTTGCTGGTCTTGATGACCAGGAAGACCGTGCCGTCGGGCAGCCTGATCGGCATCAGGCCGTAGCGGAAGCGCTGCGTAGCGTTGAAGAGGTGAGGGTAGCGAACGGATAGCATGACGGCCCTCCAAGAAGCGCTGGTAGTATGATGCTGGACGACGGGTGGCGCCCGCGGTCCTCGGGACTACTATCGCCGCTCAGATCGGCAGTCTCCGTCGAAGCGGAAACGCCAGCGCGGAGCAAGGGTCGAAATCATGAGCTCCGTTGGACTGGTTCCGAGGTCTCGATTGCAGCAGATCCCCAAGCGGCTCTGGCTCGCTCACGAGTACTGCTACTTTCTCCACGATGAAGGCGTCCGCCTACTCCAACAGTACGAAGAGGGGAGGGCTACGACGGTTGAGATCGATTTCCGAAATCGCAGGGACGCTGCAACCTTCGCGAAACTGGCGAAGCAGCAGAACGCGATCGATGCTTTGCGCGCCACCGGGTATCCGGCCGAAGCCCGGAGGGTGGTGCTCAATTCGATCACCATGGCGATGGTGTCGGATGTCCTCCTGCACCTTTTCGAGGCCTTGCGCTGCCTCGAACGCCGCAAGACGGTGGTCGCCCTGAACCTTCTCCGCAAGCCGCTCACCGACAGCCTGATCTATCTGGCATGGATGCTTGGGGATGAAGACGGCTTCTACGCGAAGTTTACGTCAGGCGACCCCGGGGAGCTAACCCATTCGAAGCTGGGAAACCGCCGCCTGGCCATCCTTCGGGACGCCTTGGCAGAGACGGCGGCGGGGGACTTCATGACACCTGAGTTTCTTCTACAGGCGCTTTTCGATCCAGGCGCCCCAGGAGGACTCTATGGTCTATTCCAGCACGCGGTGCATCTCGTGACCGTTCAGCGCGTCGAGATCAAGACGAGATCCGAGAACTTCAACTTCATCTTCAAGAACCCCACCGACGATGACATCTATGAGAGCGTCTACGGGCTCCTGCCGGACATCCTGCTGTTCCTGTCTCATGTGATCATGGAGCTCTTCCAGCGCATCGCTCCGTCAGAGCCTGGCGGGCGACGCGCGTTCGAGGTCAGATCGACCTACGGCTTCATGTTCGCCGCCAGGCCGGAGGGGGCGGAAGCCTCGCGTGCGAATCTCGCCGAGGCTTTCGCGGATCACCTCAACTGCGGTGGATGCAGCGCGCCGGCAACGCTCACCATGCACAATGCGGCCCGAGCTGTGTTGTCGGAATCCCATCGTTGCACCCGCTGCCGGCGAGTACAGGACCTGCCATTCTCCTGGTTCTTCTGAGCGCTTGGAGAGACAAGCGATCGTGGTGACGAGATCCCGGGCGAGAACCGCCGGAGGGCCCGTGGGGCCGACAGGCAGGCTCGACTGCTATCGGCTCGGCTCTGGCTCTGCTGTACCGAGATCGGGCAGACCGAGGTCTGCTCTGTGATCGTAGAGCGGCATTAAGCAGAGGTGCAGCACCAGCCAGCAGGCGTAGAAGCCGTCTGGCCCGAATGCATCGCCATCGTGCAGCAGGCCATGTGCGACGCCGTGTCGGATCTGCGGACCGGCAGGGTGGAGAAAGACCTGCTCGATGTTGAACGCCAGCTCCGGCCCAAACACGGCTTCGATGTCGGTGCGGTGATCACGGAACAGCGCTGAGAGCGTCTTGTCCTCCTGTGTCTGCGCCGCGTCATCGAAGGTGGTCACTTCGTAGCCGGACGACTTTAAGCAGCACCGGAGGCCAGCCTCCACAAGAGGCGTCAGCACGTAAAGCGCGGCGCTAGCGTCGCCCCGCAGGAAGTTGCTCAGACCCCGGGCGAAGGTGTCTCGGAGGCCCTCGGGCACAAAGGGGCTCATCTGCAGGGCTGGGCGCAGGACATCCGGAGCAACGTAATACGTTCCGGCGATGTATCGGCGGGCGACATCCAGCAGGCCGACGTCGATCTTTCGGCTGAGAGACTGATGCTGCGCAATTTGCGCCTGAACGCTGCTGTCGTCGGCGGCTTCGCCGAACCCGCCGCCTGCCGCCGAATGCCGAACCTTGCCCTCGCGGTCGTGGAATGACGCCGCGAACATGGCGCTCATCGGATGAGCTTTCATGGACTCAAGCGCCTCTTCCCGGGCCTTCTCGGGATCCGGCGAATTTCGCAGAACCGCGAAGAGGAAGAGAGCGTCATAGAACCCGAGGCCTTCAACGCGCGCGGCTAGCTCTGCCCGGAGATCGTCGATGTCCAGCGGATGCGAGACAGTCACCATCTCCTCCCCGATGCCGGCTTGGGCGTCGATCAAGAGATGGCGTAACTCTCGGCGGCGATCACGCGCGTCTCGAACGCCAGCCAGGGCGCTGATGGCGTCAGCGAGGAAGCCGGACGACAGCATCGCCGAGTTGGCCATCTGCTGGGACATGCCGACATAAACATCAGAGAGTCGCCGTTGGCAGGCGTGGGCCTTCTGGGTCTCCGAAGCGCGATGGTAGATGCGGGCCGCGACCTTGAGAGCATCGGCCGCGAGATGGCCATCTTTGATAACGTCGAGCGTGTCGACAGTCGCTTCGATGTCAGCGGCAAGCACGGCGGGCTCCTCGAGGCCATAGTCGAGCTGGAGATCCCCCAGTGCGATGTGGCGGCTGACATCGCCTCGTTCGCGGGTGCTCAACCGTGCTGCCTCTATTCTCTCGGCGATAGGCGCACAGTCCGGAGCATGATCGCCGAAGGAACGCGATCGGGCGATCATCATGCAACGCCTGAGGACGCCGATGCCGAGCCGTCCTCCTTCCTGATCGGTGTGGCGCTTGAACGTCGCCGAGCCAGAGGACACTCCGCTCAGAAGGCGAAGGTAGGCGTCGATCGCCAAGCGTCCCATCTCGTGACGACGTCGCTGAAGGATCCATGCGACATCGGCCGCGCGGGACACGATTGCGGGATGCTGGGAGCGCTGGGCGACCGCCGCGACGGCGTCTACGCAGGGCCGGAAGTCCTGCAGGGCCGATGATCGGCGGCCGTCCGCCCAGACTAAGATGGGGCGGAACGGCTCGGTGGGGCTTCTGGCCTCCAGCATCATCGAGGTCAGCCCCCAGACCAGTCGGAACACTCGGGCTGACTCTGGGGCGACGCCGTCTTGCTTTGAAGCCGCAAGGAAGAGGTCGCTCAGCGAGTGCCAGTCCGCCGCCGCGTCAGCGGGAATGAGGTCGTCAATGGCGCAGGCCGCCACATCGTCCACCGTCGCTTCCGCCCACGGCGGGCAGTCAGGCTGGACATCGCCGCGCTCGTCTGGCTCCGAAGCGCTCATGATTTGCCCCGTGCTGATGCGGACGAGGGCAGCGACTTGTAGGTGTCGAAATGGGCGCCGAGTTGATCCCCAACACCGACGGCGGGGCAGGCCATATTGAGCGTCACGGCCCCGACAAGAAGGAAGCAACACGCCATAGTGACGGTGTCTTCGATCTCGTCTGCCCCGCAGGCGGGCCCCCAGAGAATCTCGGCTCGTAAGCCGCCCTGTCCATCGTCCACGTAGCGATTCAGCGCCTCCAGCAACGGATGAGCGGCATCGGACGAAAGCTGTCTGAACAGAACGTAGAGCCCGTCCAACCCGCCGTTCCGCGCCATTTCCTCGGTCGCAAATGAGCCCGTCGGCTCAGCCTCTTGCTTCAGGCGGTCAACGAAGGACTTGAGTTCCGAGTGAGCCGCGGGCTCGATCTTGATCGTCTGCTCCGGCTGATTGAGCAGCCAGTTCGCTCCTTTGGACTTCGAGCCCATCTCGTTCGCGACAATTCGGTCGATGAATCCGTCTTGCATGCTGACGGCGGACGCCAACGCAAACACGGTTTCCAGACAGGTGCGCGCCAGCGTGCGGGCCTCGACGACGGCTCCGCGCTCCGCCATGAGGATCGCCCCCTGGAAATTCGAGAGAGCCCGAACGAACAGGAGCTGGGCAATATTAGTCGCGTTGAGGCCGTCGCCGTCGACTGGCGCTTCTGAGGTCAGCAGGAGGTGCTGAGCCGTTCGGTTGAGGGCGCCTGCGAGGCTAAATGCCGCCTCGCTGTTCTCCCGATGCTCCCGAATGAACTGACTGATGTCGGGAGATAGAAAGCCTTCCTCTTGGATGGACATCCCGCGGTTCCCTGTCCGAGGCCGTGCGTGACGACTAGCGCGCATGTCGCGTCCAGTTCGCTACGATTATTGGGTGCGTTTGCGGCGCAGGGAAGCGTGAACCGTTGTCCCGGACGACGTAGCTGCGGGGGTTTGATTTAGGGGCCCCAGCTTTCTCGGTCGTCTCTCTCCCGCCGCGCATTGGCGGCAGCTTAAGGAGAGACAATGCCCGACTT includes the following:
- a CDS encoding DUF5677 domain-containing protein; protein product: MSIQEEGFLSPDISQFIREHRENSEAAFSLAGALNRTAQHLLLTSEAPVDGDGLNATNIAQLLFVRALSNFQGAILMAERGAVVEARTLARTCLETVFALASAVSMQDGFIDRIVANEMGSKSKGANWLLNQPEQTIKIEPAAHSELKSFVDRLKQEAEPTGSFATEEMARNGGLDGLYVLFRQLSSDAAHPLLEALNRYVDDGQGGLRAEILWGPACGADEIEDTVTMACCFLLVGAVTLNMACPAVGVGDQLGAHFDTYKSLPSSASARGKS
- a CDS encoding DUF4209 domain-containing protein, whose translation is MSASEPDERGDVQPDCPPWAEATVDDVAACAIDDLIPADAAADWHSLSDLFLAASKQDGVAPESARVFRLVWGLTSMMLEARSPTEPFRPILVWADGRRSSALQDFRPCVDAVAAVAQRSQHPAIVSRAADVAWILQRRRHEMGRLAIDAYLRLLSGVSSGSATFKRHTDQEGGRLGIGVLRRCMMIARSRSFGDHAPDCAPIAERIEAARLSTRERGDVSRHIALGDLQLDYGLEEPAVLAADIEATVDTLDVIKDGHLAADALKVAARIYHRASETQKAHACQRRLSDVYVGMSQQMANSAMLSSGFLADAISALAGVRDARDRRRELRHLLIDAQAGIGEEMVTVSHPLDIDDLRAELAARVEGLGFYDALFLFAVLRNSPDPEKAREEALESMKAHPMSAMFAASFHDREGKVRHSAAGGGFGEAADDSSVQAQIAQHQSLSRKIDVGLLDVARRYIAGTYYVAPDVLRPALQMSPFVPEGLRDTFARGLSNFLRGDASAALYVLTPLVEAGLRCCLKSSGYEVTTFDDAAQTQEDKTLSALFRDHRTDIEAVFGPELAFNIEQVFLHPAGPQIRHGVAHGLLHDGDAFGPDGFYACWLVLHLCLMPLYDHRADLGLPDLGTAEPEPSR